A window of the Alnus glutinosa chromosome 4, dhAlnGlut1.1, whole genome shotgun sequence genome harbors these coding sequences:
- the LOC133865500 gene encoding eukaryotic initiation factor 4A-2 produces MAGSAPEGSQFDARHYDTKMNELLGAEGQDFFTSYDEVYDSFDAMGLQENLLRGIYAYGFEKPSAIQQRGIVPFCKGLDVIQQAQSGTGKTATFCSGILQQLDYGLVECQSLVLAPTRELAQQIEKVMRALGDYLGVKVHACVGGTSVREDQRILSAGVHVVVGTPGRVFDMLRRQSLRPDYIRMFVLDEADEMLSRGFKDQIYDIFQLLPPKIQVGVFSATMPPEALEITRKFMNKPVRILVKRDELTLEGIKQFHVNVDKEEWKLETLCDLYETLAITQSVIFVNTRRKVDWLTDKMRSRDHTVSATHGDMDQNTRDIIMREFRSGSSRVLITTDLLARGIDVQQVSLVINYDLPTQPENYLHRIGRSGRFGRKGVAINFVTTDDERMLFDIQKFYNVVVEELPANVADLL; encoded by the exons ATGGCTGGTTCGGCACCTGAGGGATCCCAATTTGATGCTCGTCACTATGATACTAAAATGAACGAGct ACTTGGAGCTGAGGGGCAAGATTTCTTCACATCATATGATGAGGTTTATGACAGTTTTGATGCTATGGGATTGCAGGAGAACCTCCTAAGAGGAATCTATGCTTATG GTTTTGAGAAGCCCTCTGCAATTCAGCAAAGGGGTATAGTTCCTTTCTGCAAGGGACTTGATGTGATTCAACAAGCACAGTCCGGAACTGGAAAAACTGCTACTTTTTGCTCTGGAATTTTGCAGCAGCTTGATTATGGCTTGGTTGAATGCCAGTCATTGGTTCTTGCTCCCACTAGAGAGCTTGCGCAACAGATTGAGAAGGTCATGCGGGCCCTAGGTGACTATTTGGGTGTCAAGGTTCATGCCTGTGTTGGTGGAACTAGTGTTCGTGAGGATCAACGAATTCTTTCTGCTGGGGTCCATGTTGTTGTTGGTACCCCTGGTCGTGTGTTTGACATGCTGCGGAGGCAGTCACTTCGCCCTGATTACATTAGGATGTTTGTGTTAGATGAAGCAGATGAAATGCTTTCACGAGGCTTCAAGGATCAG ATCTATGATATCTTCCAGCTGCTGCCGCCAAAAATTCAGGTTGGGGTTTTCTCTGCCACAATGCCACCTGAGGCCCTTGAGATTACAAGGAAGTTCATGAATAAACCTGTGAGGATTCTGGTTAAACGTGATGAGCTCACCCTCGAGGGTATCAAGCAATTCCATGTCAATGTTGACAAGGAGGAATGGAAGCTTGAGACACTTTGTGATCTTTATGAAACCTTGGCAATCACCCAAAGCGTCATCTTTGTGAACACCAGGCGCAAAGTTGATTGGCTGACAGACAAGATGCGCAGCCGTGATCATACAGTCTCTGCCACCCATGGAGACATGGACCAAAATACCAGGGACATCATCATGAGGGAATTTAGGTCTGGCTCCTCTCGTGTTCTCATCACTACTGATCTCTTGGCCAGGGGTATTGATGTCCAGCAAGTCTCTCTTGTGATAAATTATGATCTTCCAACTCAGCCGGAGAACTACCTCCATCGAATTGGTCGTAGTGGACGGTTTGGGAGGAAGGGTGTTGCCATCAATTTTGTGACCACGGATGATGAGAGGATGCTCTTTGACATCCAGAAGTTCTATAATGTGGTGGTTGAGGAGCTGCCAGCAAATGTTGCTGATCTCCTTTGA